In Leptospira harrisiae, a genomic segment contains:
- the murI gene encoding glutamate racemase, which yields MNSRGRYKIGIFDSGLGGLSVLRTLWKETSNIDYIYFGDLINSPYGQKSKSEVLELSKNAFEYLLEKDCEAVLFACNTATSAAADFLRAKHSVPIFGMEPALKPAVAENPGVKVAVFATDLTLKEEKFKNLVSGFPVGTEILPIPCEGLAKLIDKDLWEDAWDLFDSKIKSVVKDCDVFVLGCTHYVFLKERILYNYPKVKVYDGNLGTALHIKRILNLPDFLENKNQLDILLNTSDSDYVHLAGRIAKTITPNHTLSLINTTTGKLHV from the coding sequence ATGAATTCCAGAGGACGTTATAAAATTGGAATTTTCGACTCAGGTCTCGGAGGGCTTTCCGTCCTTCGAACACTCTGGAAAGAAACATCAAACATTGATTATATCTATTTTGGTGATTTGATAAATTCTCCTTATGGTCAAAAATCAAAATCAGAAGTTTTGGAACTTTCGAAAAATGCATTTGAATATTTGTTAGAAAAAGATTGCGAAGCAGTTTTGTTTGCGTGTAATACCGCAACATCGGCAGCCGCAGATTTTCTACGTGCAAAACATTCTGTTCCCATCTTTGGAATGGAACCTGCTTTAAAACCCGCAGTGGCTGAAAATCCAGGAGTGAAGGTTGCTGTTTTTGCAACAGACCTGACTTTGAAAGAAGAGAAGTTTAAAAATCTAGTTTCTGGGTTTCCTGTTGGAACAGAAATCCTTCCAATACCTTGTGAAGGACTTGCGAAACTAATTGATAAAGATCTTTGGGAAGATGCTTGGGATTTGTTTGATTCAAAAATTAAATCTGTCGTGAAGGATTGTGATGTTTTTGTTTTGGGTTGTACTCATTATGTATTTCTTAAAGAAAGAATTCTTTATAACTATCCAAAAGTAAAAGTATATGATGGTAATTTAGGTACAGCTTTGCATATTAAGCGCATCTTAAATCTTCCTGACTTCCTGGAAAACAAAAACCAATTAGATATTCTATTGAATACTTCTGATTCTGACTATGTTCACTTGGCCGGAAGGATTGCAAAAACAATCACTCCCAATCACACTCTTTCCCTTATCAATACTACAACAGGAAAACTCCATGTCTAA